The region gagaacattgagagagagagagagagagttgttgAGCGTTACAAGTGTTTTTGTgtttgtgaggttacttagagttcaagtaactctaagtaaatctcGAGGATTGGGGTAcgaaaaacatccccgagggtgAAAATGGTCAAAATCTCAGAAATTTTCTCCTAATCttgctaactccaaatatatcctcaaatatttactcTCATTACCCTAagtcccggtaatgtactaaatacccaaaataccccgtGACTCACTCCAAGTCGGGTAttgtcccattgtgactttcccactaacttgctccctaagatcgcctcgtgtcgagtaacccaaatatatccacataataatgtggtctcacacatatatcacatatatgcacatatattataaatatactcataacaggccaaattacgaaattttcccttctaataagaaacaggcccacatgcctatttaatacatctaaacatgcaattctagtcatattataatataacttaagtaatcatataatgatacacatatatatcacatgactacatatttcataattaaatcacataattttcataatttgccaccctgaccccctaatcagggccctaaaccttattaggtaatttgagaacAATGCTGAGTATGAAATTTGTGAGTAGAAAAAGagacttttattaataaaatttgttGCTAACATTGATGGATGACCTAGGCGATAATGCCATTGGTCTACATTTGTACTAGAATAATTAGTAATAGTAGAGCTATAAGAATGAGTGAACTTGTTGTCTTGTTCAAGTAAGCAGTGATTTTCATGTCTTTTAACAATCCCAATATTTGAAATCTGAAAAGGAACCAAAAGAAAACAGCAAGAAGATGTGAAATTATTGAATAATTGGTATCTTTAAGGAAGTCATTAACCAAGACTAAGTTGAACCGAAACTCAGGTATGTAAAGAACCTTTAGCAATGTCATATGTGAAATTAGTTTTACCGTTCAAGATTTGCTGATCCTAATTTGATGGCCATTAGGAAGGGTTACAACATTAGCAACCAATGTTTCATTGAAAGAAGTAAAGCAACTAAGGAGATGAGTTGTTGGCTCAATTGGCATTGTGAGTTCAGCAAAGCAGCAGGAGTTGAAGATGATGATGCTTGAGCTTGATTCACCGTGGGCTTGGCGATTTCTTCAAACTTTCTTTTGGCACCATATCCGGGTAGGAATTCATGAAGAAAGTAGCACTTCTCAGCCAAGTGTCCCGGTTTATGGCAGTGAGAAAAAGATGGGTGTGGCTTCTTTGTTCTTGAATAAGTGTTTTGAGTGTGCGCCGATGATATTGCAAGGGTTACAGCGATGATGGGAGCAGGGTTGAGATCTAGAgatctttgtctctctttttggACCACCATATAAAATACTTTCTAGAGTGAAGGGAGAGGATCATACAACAGGATTTGAGCCCAAATCTGACTATAAGATTCATTGAGACCTATTAGAAATTGGATGATTTGATCTCTTGTAAAGTAGTCAAGAAGTTTAGTCATGGCTCCACAAGAGCAACTAGAAGTGCAAGGAGTGCAAGGCTGGTATTCTTGGAGCTCATCCCAGAAGGTAGTGAGTTGGGTAAAGTAAGTGTTGACATTGTTATCACCTTGTTTAAGACTTTGAACAGAGGTCTTGAGCTGGAAAATCTGAGGTCCGTTGCTTTGATTGATAATGTCATGGATATCATTCCACATATCAATAGTCCAATCTTTGTACATAATGCTTGCCCCGATTTCTTTGGAAACTGATTAAAAGGTCCAAGCCATGACCATGTTGTTGCATTGAACCCAGGTCGAGTGGTTGGGGTCATTGGCAGAGGGGCACCAATGGAAATGGAGGCAACTCATTTCCATGATTGGAAATTTTCTTGACCTGTGAGAGGAGAAGGAACAATGATGAAATTATGGTGTTCTCCTATTCCCAAATGGTAAGGGTTAGGATCATCTTGGGAAGGTCGATTAATTGATTGCAGATGAGCAAATCAGTTTGATGTAGTGACGTTTCCTCCATTGATGCCGGTGGTCGGAGCTGAAGAGTTTGTTGGACCAATTGGAATGGGAGGTGGCGCCATTGGTAGAGAAGAAGAGGCAGCAAGATTTTGTGGTGTACGAGCGTTTGAGGTCTTGTGACCTGTGGATCTTTTCTTGCCATGCTTAGGgttaaaaggaagaagaagaagaagaagtttgtTGTGTCTTGTACCATATTAGAAGAGAAaatcttcttttatttttattattttttttttgatcaagaagaatatTACTTCATTAATCTACCAGCAAAAACAGTACAGACCATATTACATTACAACCTGCCCCAACCGGGACACCCAACACAGCAAACTAACAAAAAGACAGCTAAAAATTACATGAGTAATCTATTTAAGAATCTCTGCTCCAGGCCAGAGAGATTCCTATTTTTAACAGTAAAAAATCTATACTTCATACAGTCTATTATATCAGAAGATATACTGGAAGCTGTCCAAGAACAGTTGTCAAATACACACCGATTTCTATTCTTCTTAACTCCATACACCACAACTGCTAGCAATGAGAAACAGATGTCAGCTATCATCCCAGACCGCCTATTGGCTAACCAAACCAGCCAGCTAGAAAAGTCCATTGGCCAAGATTGAAACCCCAGCCAACTAAAGATGAATTTGATGACTTGCCTAGACAGATAGCAGTCAAAAAACAAGTGACCATGGGACTCATTAACCACTCCACAAACTGGACACAACTGAGATTCAATCCTCACTGTGAACCTAACCAGATTGTCACAAGTTAAGAGATAAGAATTGACTGTTTGACACAGCACAAATCTATGCTTAGGTATAGATAGCCTACACCATACTACTCTGTGATACCCAACCTGTTGCTGACATAGGGAGTTGTTATACAGCAGATCCGAATGGAATTTCCCAACATAACCCGCTGCTATAATCTCCCTAAAAGTGTAGACTTCCCTGAGTTTACAAAGCTTTTTCCAGTACCAACTTGAGTCTTGAGAAACCTGATAAGACCAGAAAGTTGTCCCTTTTAAATAAACTGCATTAATCCATTTAACCCACAGCAAGTCCGGCCTCTCAATGATTGCCCATATGTACTTGGCCAAAATTGCCTTGTTCCAAGCTAAACCATTCCTAAAACCAAGACCACCATAGGCTTTAGGGAGACAAACTTTATTCCAAGAAGCTAAGTGAATTTTATTTCTATTCCCATTAACTCCCCAAAGAAAGCTTCGACATAACTTTTTGATCTCCTTGATTATGCTCTGAGGAAGAATGAATATCCCCATCCAATAATTCCAAAGACCAAAAAGGACTGAGTGAATAAGCTGAATTCTACCCGCAAAAGATAAGTGCCTACTAGCCCAGCTATGAATTCGCACTCTAAACTTTTGGACTATGATGTCACAATCTTCATGCTTCCATTTTTTGGGTCTCATTGGCACCCCAAGATATTTAAGGGGAAATGAGCCTTCAGTCAGTTGTAATTCAGTGGCCAACTTCTGCCTTTGATCAGCTAGAATCCCTCCAAAATAAACATGAGACTTGCTAGTATTGATTACCAACCCGGACACATAACTGAATTCCTCAAGGGCTTCCTTTAGCACTTGGACCGAAGCTAAATTGCCTTTGAAAAACAAAAGTAAATCATCTGCAAAACACAGGTTAAGAAGATTCAAGCTTTTACACATTGGGTGGTGTCTAAAAGAAGAGACACAAGCAACCATTTGGAGCCTCCGAGTTAAGTATTCCatgattaaaacaaataaaaggggGGACAAAGTATCCCCTTGCCTAAGCCCCTTTTCACCCTTAAATTTTCCTTGAACCCCTCCATTCATGAGCAATAAGTAGGAAGTATTAGTCAGGCAAGACATAATCCATTTTATAAATTTCTCAGGGAAGCATAACTCAGATAAAAGATCACCAACAAACCACCAGTCAACAGTGTCATAAGCTTTGCTAATATCTATTTTAATAGCACACCTTGGGGAGGCAGCTGATCTCCCATAATTCTTGATAAGGTCCTGAAAAATCATTATATTGTGAGCTATTGATCTACCTTTGACAAATGCACCCTGATTAGCTTGAACTAAAACAGGGAGAACCTTAGCTAATCGAGAACAAATTAGCTTGGAAATACACTTATAAATGGTTGTGCAGCAGGCAATCGATCTATAGTCACTAGCTTTTGAAGGATTCTCACATTTAGGGACTAGAGATAACGTGGTGTCTAGGAAACCTTCAGGAATTTTCCCTGTAGCAAAGAACTGATTTATAGCTAAACACACTTCACTCCCAACCTCCTGCCACATTACCTTGAAAAAACCTGATCCAAAACCATTCGGGCCAGGGGATTTTATGCAAGGGATGCTGAATATAGCTGTACAAATTTCCTGATGAGAGAGTCGCTTTAATAAGGAGAGCTGCTGATCAATATTCAGTTTGGGACCGAGCGCTATACAATGAGTATTAATCTTCTGCTTAGCTGAACTAGGACTTCCCATTATACTCCTGAAGTGGTTCAAAAAATGAGAAACCACCTCAGAAAAATTATCCACCAAATTTCCTTGTTCATTTATAAATGAAGTTATTCTGTTTTCAGCTATTCTTTTCTTCAAGTAGGCATGAAAATAAGTTGTATTAGAGTCTCCCTTCCTAAGCCAATCAATCTTACTTCTTTGCATCAAAAAACTATGATACATCTGATCTTTTCTGCCAAATATTTCAGCAGCTGTTTGAACAGCATTCTGGAGAGCTATATCACCAGGAAAGCGCTGAGCAAGCAGACGAGCCTCTTGAAAGTCAGATTTAGCCTTTTGAAATTGAGAGCCAATATCTCCTATTTGATCTTTGTTAAACTGTTTCAACTGATGTTTTAGCCTTAACTGTTTATAATACAGAGCCCTTAAGCCAGTCCCCTGAGAAAAATTGCTCCAGCTATCCATAACCACTGATTTGAACCTCTTGTGGTCAACCCAGAAATTATAAAATCTAAAGAGTTTGACTCCCAGGAACTCCTTAGACTGAATAGAGATCGTGCAAGAACAATGGTCCAAAATTACTTCCCATTTGAATAGTAGGAAAACAATCCTGCCATTTCTCATTAGCAAAAGCATGGTCAATTTTCGAATAAATTCGAGCCTGGCCTTCTTGATTGTTCATCCATGTAAAAAAAGAACCTGTTTGTTTGAGCACCTCAAGCTGAGAATTATTAAAGCATTGGGAAGAGTCCACAATCTCAGCCTTAGAAATAGGCTTTCCACCATCCCTTTCATTAGCCTTAAACACTGCATTAAAGTCTCCCAATACAATCCAACCATCAGCTGTACAAATAGGTATTTTGTGCCATAAGTCCTTCCTTTCCTCCATTGTGTTGCGACCATAAACAAATGAAACACAGAAAGGAAATTTCAACCCAGCCATTCGGACTTGACAGTGAACAAACTGACTATCTTCTGCAATCACTGTAACCTTAACAAAGGTCCTCCTCCAAATTATTAAGATCCTTTTTTTTGTAACTTAACTAGAATAGTAATCCCAATTCATAAACCTAGTACTCATCATCTCAGTTATTTTAGGCGCCCTCATTTTAGTTTCTAAAAGGGCTCCCAATCCAATTTTATTCTTACTACACAAATTCAAAACTTCAACCTGCTTTTTCGGACCATTCAAACCCCTTAAGTTCCAGCTCATAACATTACAATTGTCCATGAGATGAGCACGGATCACTGAACCCTCCTTTCAATCTCTCAACCTGATCTTGCAAAACCACAAAAGAGTTAGATTGAGATCTCTCCAAATCAACTGAGTCCATTTTGTCCCTCTGCTGTCTTCGATCTACTTTCCCCTTCTTATAAACCATCTTCTTAGGAGATTGCCAACCAGCTTGAGGTCCCCTCTGACCATTCTCAGCTACCGAGACCTCACCAGTTTTTTGGGTCTGATCTCTAGCTATGTCTGCAGTATTACTCTGTATGACAGAAGATGTCCCAGCAGGAGCCTCAATACCTTCCTTTTCCTTAACTGCCCCAGCAACATCAGACACATCTGTAGCCTCCTTACCCTTGTCTCTCCCTTTTGGTTCAGAGCCCAGTGAAAGAGAGTCTTTCCCCTGAACTTTCTGCTCCTTACGGCATTCAGCCATTGAATGGCCATACCCAGTACAAGCTTTACATTTCACTGGTAACCATTCATATTCAACCCCTAGTTCAACTAACTGACCGTGCTCATTCAAAAACTGAATTTTCCTAGGTGGGTTATCATTAATTTCCATCTCCACCATTACTCTAGCAAACTGAACTCTGGATCTTTCTCTAGTAAACTTGTCCACCATAATTAGCTTACCTAGAGTACTAACAAGAGCACTAAGGCATTTGCTTCCCCAATATTGGAGACCAAGATCTTGAAGATGGATCCAGAGGGGAACTGATCGAATCAATCGAAAAGCACTCAAATCTGGAGACCAAGGTCGGATAATCACTGGTTTCCTATCGAAGTGTAAAATTCCTGTTTCCAAAACCTGATCCCTTGTGGCTTCATCATTAAATTTAATCATAGTCAGCCCCATTGTCATCCTTGCTATCTGCACAATCCCTAAATGACCCCAAACTCTTTTGATAAACCCTTCAAACACAGCCAAGGGTGGATTTGCTCCAAGCACCATACAAATAACAGCAGAACTCCAGTTAGCCGACTGGCTTAAGACTTCCTCTACATCCATTTGAGCAATTTTCTTTCCATCCTTAACTAATGGTTCAGTATACTCAAGTTTTTGGTCAGAAAATAAGAGGTTACCCGAATTGAAGTTCTTCCAATGGCTCTGGGCTGAAGCTTGGAAGTCATCGGCGTCCATGGTGTCCACCCATCGAGGAGATGAAACCCTCGTATTCACTTTGGCTCCAATTGTACTGGGAGCAGCTTCCTTCGCTATCATTTTTTCACCAACAGATGGCATATCCATCTGCATTTCATGACCATCCTTCAACGATGCCTCATCAACCACTCCGTCCAACACCTCTTCTTCTTGGATTGAAGGCAGGCTCTCAGAAACTGATCGCGTAATAGGCTTCCTTGTGGATTTCTTCctcttcgccatggaagagagaAAAACGAGAGAAAAGCCCAAAACCTTTTTATGTGTGATaatcttcttttattttattgaaatatcaaaAGGCAAAATTGTACAAAATGAGTCAAAGCCTAATTTAAATAGGCTGAAGacaatgaccaaaatacccaGCATAACTGGATGTTAGAACAATAATTACTTAGGCTAACTACCACTAATCTTAAGAGAGGAGCGTCTAACCAAAACACACCCACTTTCCGTGAGAGAATGTTGCAGTTCCCGGGATTCATGACGGAATACCCATGGTCCACGACCAAGATTCCGACGTCTTTTTTGCTGCCATCCCAATGGCCTCAACCCCAAAGCGAAGAACTCCTCCTGGCCATGGAAGAGTCCGAATATGAGGACAAGGTATGTATCTCTGTTGCCCAAAATCCCATTCAACTCATTCTCAAGCTTGCTTGTTCGAAAATCGAAATCCACCTCTTTTGATATGTTATTGTAATTATACTCGAATGAGTGAGATTAATGGTACTATTTTTGTCAAATTGATAGATTAGGGTATGTAATTTATACTAGCTGTATTAGGTTGATATACTGTGATCTTAAATTAAGCAAAAAGTACCTATCTTTTTACTCTTTTTGTgccgaaaaaaaaaaaaagcttttcgGCTTTGAACATGAACACTAATCTTGTAAATACTCatttaattttttgtaattttgagtcTTAAAAAAAATATGCTCATTTGAGGACTCTATTATAGGTTAGAGCTTCAAAGCATTGAGTTTGTGAATTTGAATTCATTTGATATAAGAATTTATGAATCTGAACTTTTAAATTTTGATAGTTCTAAGCTTGTTTCAGAAGCCCCAGAAATTAAGTGGTTTTCTTGTTGCTCGTTCGAATGTCCCCAAATAGGATTTAAATCCTTGTGGTCGCTTTTAATGTACTCCTTCCTTTGTATTAGATGTAATATGACCAGTAATATGCGCATGAGAGTTAAGTCAGTAGTCAGTCACATTGTGATTTTGCTTGGGGTTTTGCTGACTTTCAAATATTCTAGGGAAATGATAAAGAAGAGGAGTGCTATTGTTACTCATTTGCTTGAAGTTTTGTCTAGTATTAGTTGAAAATGACCACAGAATATCTAAGAGTTGAAATATTACTAATGATGGATTTTGTATTCTTTTTGTGAGACTGTGTCCCCTAAAGCCTTGAGATTTCCTTATATGTCCATTTTTAATCCCCTTCCTTCCTTTGTGTAGTTCATATTGTAATCTGATGGCTACAATATATGATGAGAGTTGCTAATCCATGATTGTTTGATCGAATTGAGCTCATAACAGTTGTAACTTAGTAATTTGCTTGAGTTTCTGACTCCGGAGATTGTAGAGTTCGGTAGAGattaagtataaaaataaaaaataaaattaacaggTTCTATCATTACTTACATGTTTGAAGCGATTCAACTTCTAGTATTGAGTGTAACAGTTGATCATTGGTTATGATGAATCCTGTTTTATCTTCATGAGAGTGGGTGTCTTAATGCTTTTGTGCAGATTTGTTTTGTGGATCATAGTTATATATTTGATCATTGAGTGTTTGCATTTTGTCCCTTTTTGCACTGATTCTATATCTTCCTCCTTAAAAGTATTTTAGCTGTTTTGCCTtcgtatgaatttttttttttttttgcagctgAATGAAATCAGAAAGACTAATAACAACCTGGTGGTGATTGGGAAAACAACAAATGACAATGATAAAGAAGACTACGATAATGATGCGGACGATGATGATGCTGACAATGCAGAGGAATCGGAAGGTGAAGAATTCGAGCAAGAAACTGGTTGAATATCCTTCATTCAAAGACCTGCATAATGCACAATGTGTAAGTGAGCTTTTATTTCTCTTGTACTTGGCTCCTTGTTTCTGTAAAAAGTTATGCTTGGCCTTTTTTTCCCCAGAGAGAATGATAATGCTTAGGCCTGCGACTCTTATATTATATCTTAAATTGTTCAAGCAAGAGAAATTTAAACATTTTATCTGATATTGTTCTGGAGAAGGTGAAAGGATTAGTCCACTGAAGCCTGAGCTATTTCTTATTTGGTTTTGGTAGTGGGAAAAGGGTACAAGGTACAATGAAATAACTTGCAAAGAAGCTTTCCTGAACTCATATAGAATCAGGACTATACTTTCCTTCATTTATAATTACTTCTCCTATTGCATTTTCCTTAGAACACCAACTCTTCTGTTTTCTCCGTTGGAAGTAGACTAGTATGACACATTATTTGCCTACGAGCTTATTACAACTTTAGTCTTCAAAATGTATTCTTTAAGCAAGCCCCAATTTTAAATTGGTAGCTTTTAAGTATCCAAACTTGTCATTTTGATCACGTGAAAAAGGCACATGGGGATAATGGGTGGAGAGGTTGTTTGGTTAATTGTATTTGAGGTTTGTCTTGAGCTGTTTTCCTTTGAAAAATAGGATCACGTTCATATCATTAACTTAATTAAAAATACACATTGCCTGTACCATGAGTTCAGAGAAACAAATCATTAGTAATCGAATTCTCCTCAATCTCCAATAAGAAAAAAGAATACAAcaatacaaagaaattgagttttcaGCCTAGAAGAAACCTATTACTCGTTTGAGAGTACTAGGATATACCAAGTGGGTTTGAAACAAGTTTAGTTTTCCTATTACCAGAACTCACAGCAGAACAGGTATTGACTCATTTACTGTCACCACAAGTCACACTCACTCTAACTTGATCAGTCAACAGaagcaaaaaaatatatatttcttttgtttaagtttattttaaaatttaacatgaaaaaaattaccacaaaattaaacaaataaataaaatttaataagcatataaaagaatttttttttttgggcatTTTAAATGAACAATTGACACAATTATTCATACTTAGGAAAGTAAAGAAAACTTCAAAGAGAACAAGAGGAAAAGAACTTTTCTGATAAGTGTATTATTGAATTCATTAACCCAAGTACAAAGGCTATTTATACATTGGAGTTAACGGAACTAAGCTAGTTAGCTAACAGCTAAACAAGAAAATAAGCCTCATAACAGAAACTGTTAGCTAATTACAACAACCAGCAAAAACAGAATTAGGTAATTAACATCGCTTAACCAATGCCACCTATAACATCTCCTGGTATATCCTCAATAATATTCATGGACTTCAAATTGAGGTTGTGTTTATTGTTTCGGAGGAAGTTATTACTTCATTTTTTGTGTAAACTGACTTTACATTATCCgatttaataaattgaaagttgCATACCTAGATGACAAAATTTGAAAAGGTTGGGAGGGACTGCAACTATAATTAGTCAGTTTTCCCGTTGCATTGGTAAACCATGCAAGTGTTTTGGAGTTGTTTAAAGTATAAAGGTGTACACTTACACTTATCTTATgtggaaaaaataataataaagatcGTACCCCTTTGTAAAGCAAAGTGTTAAAAGACATCGCTAC is a window of Humulus lupulus chromosome 4, drHumLupu1.1, whole genome shotgun sequence DNA encoding:
- the LOC133830238 gene encoding uncharacterized protein LOC133830238; amino-acid sequence: MLQFPGFMTEYPWSTTKIPTSFLLPSQWPQPQSEELLLAMEESEYEDKLNEIRKTNNNLVVIGKTTNDNDKEDYDNDADDDDADNAEESEGEEFEQETG